The genomic region GCGCCGGCGAGCGTGACGCCGACGCGCCGCCGGCCCGGCGCGCGTCTGTTCCGTATCGGCGGCGAGATCCCGCGCCCCGCGTACACGGCCATCGCGGCCGCGTCGTTTATTCTGCCGCTGCTGTTGTGGTGCTTCTTTACGTATAGCGGCCGGGCGAATGCGCTCGTGCTGCCGACCCCGACGCGGGTTTGGAACGCCGCGATTGAGATGTATCAAGGCGGCACGCTGCTGCCCGATATCCAGATCAGCATCTATCGCATTGGCATGGGTTTTTTGCTGTCGGCCGTCCTCGCGATCCCGATTGGCATTTTGATGGGCGCATACAAATCCGCCGAAGCCGCGCATGAGCCGCTCGTCGGCTTTATCCGTTATGTCCCCGTTCCGGCGCTGATCCCGCTCGTCATGGTGGTCGCCGGAATCGATGAAGCCGCGAAGATCGCGCTGATCTTTATCGGCACATACTTCCAGATGGTCTTGGTGGTCGCCGACGTCACGCGTCAGGTGCCAAGAGACCTGCTGAACGCGGCGCGCACGCTGGGCGCCAATGGCCGCCAGCTTTTATTCAATGTGCTGCTGCCGGCGACCCTGCCCGGCCTGCTCGACACCTGCCGCACGATGATCGGCTGGGCGTGGACGTATCTGGTCATCGCCGAAGTCGTCGCCACCAGCTCCGGCATGGGATATATGCTGCTCAAGGCGCAGCGCTTCTCCCGGTCGGACGAAATGTTCGTCGGC from Capsulimonas corticalis harbors:
- a CDS encoding ABC transporter permease, with the translated sequence MASSLPTTPAIENAAAGAAPASVTPTRRRPGARLFRIGGEIPRPAYTAIAAASFILPLLLWCFFTYSGRANALVLPTPTRVWNAAIEMYQGGTLLPDIQISIYRIGMGFLLSAVLAIPIGILMGAYKSAEAAHEPLVGFIRYVPVPALIPLVMVVAGIDEAAKIALIFIGTYFQMVLVVADVTRQVPRDLLNAARTLGANGRQLLFNVLLPATLPGLLDTCRTMIGWAWTYLVIAEVVATSSGMGYMLLKAQRFSRSDEMFVGIIILGLLGLLTDIAFKLIQPRLVPWADLNKN